Proteins co-encoded in one Prosthecobacter algae genomic window:
- a CDS encoding DUF1501 domain-containing protein: MNPTSTPFGRRQFIAGAAQSFLGVTALSQLGGKAFAIPGENTSPLKQVPTARNVIYLYMNGGMSHLDTWDPKPDNGDVMGLTKTLDTKVDGMRLSENIPLLARQADKLAVIRGMNSTQGAHEQGNYFMHTSYTLRSSIRHPSMGAWLQKFQDRGNPTLPGSVMIGNDSRHPGAGFFESRFAPLMINDPESGISNVRPNEWFTEERFASRLNIAKQLDKKFAATYDVKNVRAYSDMYDDAVKMMKSEELKAFDLDAEPDALREKYGRDRFGQGCLLARRLVEHGVRHVEVSFGSWDTHNANFTRVPELCDELDSAMSTLISDLEARGMLNDTLIVLATEFGRTPEINTNDGRDHHPAGFSCVLAGGGIRGGQVYGATDEKGDKVVDGSTTIPDLNATIGYALGLPLDQVLYSSTKRPFTIADKGKPLTQLFG; the protein is encoded by the coding sequence ATGAATCCCACCTCTACCCCCTTTGGCCGCCGCCAGTTCATTGCTGGCGCAGCGCAGTCCTTTCTAGGCGTCACCGCGCTGAGCCAGCTCGGCGGCAAGGCCTTCGCCATCCCTGGGGAAAATACCAGCCCGCTGAAGCAGGTGCCCACCGCGCGCAATGTCATCTACCTCTACATGAATGGCGGCATGAGCCACCTGGACACCTGGGATCCGAAACCTGACAACGGCGACGTCATGGGCCTCACCAAAACGCTGGATACCAAGGTGGATGGCATGCGTCTCAGCGAAAATATCCCCCTCCTGGCCCGTCAGGCGGACAAGCTGGCCGTCATCCGCGGCATGAATTCCACCCAGGGTGCGCATGAGCAGGGCAACTACTTCATGCACACCAGCTACACACTGCGCAGCAGCATCCGCCACCCTTCCATGGGCGCTTGGCTGCAGAAATTTCAGGACCGTGGCAATCCCACGCTACCCGGCAGTGTGATGATCGGCAATGACAGCCGCCACCCCGGCGCAGGCTTCTTTGAATCCCGCTTTGCCCCGCTGATGATCAATGATCCGGAAAGCGGCATCTCCAATGTGCGGCCTAACGAATGGTTCACCGAGGAACGCTTTGCCAGCCGCCTGAACATCGCAAAGCAACTCGATAAAAAATTCGCCGCCACCTACGATGTCAAAAACGTGCGTGCCTACAGCGATATGTACGACGATGCCGTGAAGATGATGAAAAGCGAGGAGCTGAAAGCCTTCGACCTGGATGCCGAACCCGATGCCCTCCGCGAAAAATACGGGCGCGACCGCTTCGGCCAGGGCTGCCTTCTGGCCCGCCGTCTGGTGGAGCATGGCGTGCGCCACGTGGAAGTCAGCTTTGGCAGTTGGGACACTCACAATGCCAACTTCACCCGTGTTCCGGAACTCTGCGACGAACTGGACTCCGCCATGAGCACTCTCATCAGCGATCTGGAAGCCCGTGGCATGCTGAATGACACCCTCATTGTGCTGGCCACGGAATTTGGCCGCACGCCGGAAATCAATACCAACGATGGCCGCGACCACCACCCTGCCGGGTTCAGTTGCGTACTGGCTGGGGGCGGCATCCGGGGTGGCCAAGTCTATGGAGCCACCGATGAAAAAGGCGACAAAGTGGTGGATGGCTCCACCACCATCCCAGATCTGAATGCCACCATCGGCTATGCCCTAGGTCTGCCTTTGGATCAGGTGCTTTATTCGTCAACGAAGCGCCCCTTCACCATTGCCGACAAGGGCAAACCGCTGACGCAGCTCTTCGGCTGA
- a CDS encoding SAM-dependent methyltransferase: MAARHGGLLTPAFMRPQLITWKVQGELPGNFRLGAQFAQVSGVSLGMAKTVLEVAERAAPAQAAVWHILPREVPEDGSAAETWARVDGIETEIRALPDGPQRCQPKPGDTVVSVIVGAEGEPMLVGCHRHQPGDLGDPAALLRLALPPEAPSRAWMKMEQALDWLGIQEDLKGRTVLELGSAPGGASLSLLSRGATVYGVDTGAMDARVLAHPSFHHLKVAAGDLRPGMVPDQVDLLVSDMNLEPRVVCQYVEKFASRLRPLGLILTLKINSAKVEAELPDLIHRIRDWAPGPVYVRQLPANRQEVTLVSWQ, encoded by the coding sequence GTGGCTGCTCGCCACGGGGGGCTGCTGACCCCGGCTTTCATGCGGCCGCAGCTCATCACCTGGAAAGTTCAGGGGGAGCTGCCCGGAAATTTCCGGTTGGGGGCGCAGTTTGCCCAGGTTTCCGGTGTTTCCCTGGGGATGGCCAAAACGGTGTTAGAAGTGGCGGAACGCGCTGCCCCGGCCCAGGCGGCTGTTTGGCACATTTTGCCTCGGGAAGTCCCGGAAGATGGGTCGGCTGCCGAAACCTGGGCACGGGTGGATGGGATAGAGACAGAAATCCGTGCCCTGCCCGATGGGCCCCAGAGGTGCCAGCCCAAGCCCGGGGACACCGTGGTGAGTGTGATCGTGGGAGCAGAGGGGGAACCGATGCTGGTGGGCTGCCACCGCCATCAGCCGGGCGATTTGGGCGATCCGGCAGCCTTGCTGCGTCTGGCCTTGCCTCCAGAGGCTCCCTCCCGGGCCTGGATGAAGATGGAGCAGGCCCTGGACTGGCTGGGGATTCAGGAAGACTTGAAGGGGCGGACCGTGCTAGAGCTGGGCTCTGCACCGGGCGGTGCATCGCTGTCCCTTCTCTCGCGCGGTGCCACGGTTTACGGCGTGGACACGGGTGCGATGGATGCGCGGGTGCTGGCGCATCCCTCCTTTCATCATCTGAAAGTCGCCGCTGGGGATCTAAGGCCAGGCATGGTGCCGGATCAGGTGGACCTGCTGGTTTCCGACATGAATCTGGAGCCCCGTGTGGTCTGCCAGTATGTGGAGAAATTTGCCTCTCGTTTGCGTCCGCTGGGGCTCATTTTGACCCTGAAAATCAACTCGGCCAAAGTCGAGGCCGAGCTTCCAGATCTCATCCACCGCATCCGTGACTGGGCCCCGGGCCCGGTCTATGTGCGCCAGCTCCCGGCCAATCGGCAAGAGGTCACGCTCGTTTCCTGGCAATAA
- a CDS encoding FHA domain-containing protein → MAKIQYTTPEGTTGEVELTAERMTLGRADDNQIVISHDSVSSHHGEVAIEGDAWVFTDLGSTNGTKIDGQRVERLELGHGGSFTLGHVDCVFVGDFEEAPAYSAPSRTMSSSGYGATQIDSGRRTGFGPKAKPKSHGYGPLYALGVFALLVCAYAAFSFNQMTA, encoded by the coding sequence ATGGCAAAAATTCAGTACACCACCCCCGAAGGCACCACTGGCGAAGTTGAGCTGACCGCTGAGCGTATGACGCTGGGCCGCGCAGATGACAATCAGATCGTCATCTCTCATGACTCCGTTTCCAGCCATCATGGTGAAGTCGCCATCGAGGGCGATGCGTGGGTTTTCACCGACCTGGGTTCCACCAACGGCACCAAGATCGATGGCCAGCGTGTCGAACGCCTGGAGCTCGGCCACGGCGGCAGCTTCACGCTGGGTCACGTGGATTGCGTGTTCGTCGGCGACTTCGAAGAAGCTCCGGCCTACTCCGCCCCTTCCCGCACCATGTCCAGCAGCGGCTACGGTGCCACGCAGATTGACAGTGGTCGCCGCACTGGTTTTGGCCCGAAGGCGAAGCCCAAGAGCCACGGTTACGGCCCCCTTTACGCCCTGGGCGTGTTTGCCCTCCTCGTCTGCGCCTACGCGGCGTTTTCCTTTAATCAGATGACCGCATAA
- a CDS encoding adenylosuccinate synthase, whose product MSNTIVVGAQWGDEGKGKIVDYLTEHTDVVVRAAGGNNAGHTVINNGTKYILHLIPSGILWEDKMCVIGNGVVMDILGLLEEMAKLRAQGVKITPENLKISETAHLVLPYHKGLDQAREAKLGDKKIGTTGRGIGPAYADKVERGGLRAILLTRPEQLEKELRSRILMHNDTFRAAGVAEVPLEETITSVLAAAKVLAPHITNTAVYCHEAIRAGKSLLFEGAQGTYLDIDHGTYPFVTSSNTTSGGACTGSGVPPRMIDKVVAVAKAYTTRVGSGPFITENEDIGDMLHNMGREYGATTGRARRCGWLDAVLVRYAVMINGADELAITNLDGLDGLETIQICTAYKLRGETIHYPPSTIEDIEACEPVYETHQGWKQDLSQIKNFADLPDLAKAYLKRLEELTGARVSLLGVGPSRDQTLVA is encoded by the coding sequence ATGTCCAATACCATTGTTGTCGGTGCCCAGTGGGGCGATGAAGGAAAAGGTAAGATCGTTGATTACCTCACAGAACACACAGATGTCGTCGTCCGCGCCGCAGGCGGGAACAACGCTGGGCATACCGTCATCAACAACGGCACCAAATACATCCTGCACCTCATTCCCAGCGGCATCCTCTGGGAAGACAAGATGTGCGTCATCGGCAACGGTGTGGTCATGGACATCCTGGGCCTGCTGGAAGAGATGGCCAAGCTGCGCGCCCAGGGCGTGAAGATTACCCCTGAAAATCTCAAGATCAGCGAAACCGCCCACCTCGTTCTGCCTTATCACAAAGGCCTGGACCAGGCCCGCGAAGCCAAGCTGGGCGACAAGAAGATCGGCACCACCGGTCGCGGCATCGGCCCCGCCTATGCGGATAAAGTCGAGCGTGGTGGCCTGCGTGCCATCCTACTGACCCGTCCGGAGCAGCTCGAAAAAGAACTGCGTTCCCGCATCCTCATGCACAACGATACCTTCCGCGCCGCTGGCGTGGCTGAGGTTCCTCTGGAAGAAACCATTACCAGCGTGCTGGCTGCCGCCAAGGTGCTGGCCCCGCACATCACCAACACCGCCGTCTATTGCCACGAAGCCATCCGTGCCGGCAAGAGCCTGCTCTTTGAAGGTGCCCAGGGTACTTACCTGGACATCGACCACGGTACCTACCCCTTCGTCACCAGTTCCAACACCACCTCCGGCGGTGCTTGCACAGGTTCCGGCGTGCCTCCGCGCATGATTGATAAAGTGGTCGCAGTCGCCAAGGCCTACACCACCCGCGTGGGCTCCGGCCCTTTCATCACCGAGAACGAAGACATCGGCGACATGCTGCACAACATGGGCCGTGAATACGGTGCCACCACTGGCCGTGCCCGCCGCTGCGGCTGGCTGGATGCGGTGCTGGTGCGCTACGCCGTGATGATCAACGGTGCCGACGAACTGGCCATCACCAACCTCGACGGCCTGGACGGTCTGGAAACCATCCAGATCTGCACCGCCTACAAGCTGCGTGGGGAGACCATCCACTACCCACCGAGCACCATCGAAGACATCGAGGCCTGCGAACCTGTCTATGAAACCCACCAGGGTTGGAAACAGGATCTCAGCCAGATCAAAAACTTTGCGGATCTGCCGGATCTGGCCAAGGCCTACCTCAAGCGTCTCGAAGAACTCACCGGTGCCCGTGTCAGCCTTCTCGGTGTCGGCCCCTCTCGCGACCAGACCCTGGTGGCCTAA
- a CDS encoding FAD:protein FMN transferase: protein MNLLRPVCLLAFGALSCSAATPQRFDFSGPGMATTFRISCYAESREQAEKATSACFVRIAELNQIFTDYDPTSELMRLCAPEAAYPVKVSPPMLELLERSLHFAKLTDGAFDPTCGHLTQLWRRTRRQGKLPTPPRLQAAIAATDWHRIQIDPPNQQITLKPGTLLDLGGIAKGYAADDCLRVLRQHGLSRAVVIAGGDTAVGDAPPGKAGWEIKLRTFARSEAEDDLTAITLANRAVSTSGDLYQFIEIDGTRYSHILSLKTGLGLTQSIACAVIADDCTTSDALATAMCVLGIEKGTALAKTIPGVEVRFAVPQAAAKSK, encoded by the coding sequence ATGAACCTTCTGCGCCCCGTCTGCCTCCTGGCATTCGGGGCGCTTTCATGTTCAGCCGCCACTCCGCAGCGTTTCGACTTCAGCGGTCCTGGCATGGCCACAACTTTCCGCATTTCTTGTTATGCCGAAAGCCGGGAGCAAGCCGAAAAAGCCACCTCCGCCTGCTTCGTCCGCATCGCCGAACTGAACCAGATTTTCACCGACTACGATCCCACCAGCGAGCTCATGCGCCTTTGCGCGCCGGAGGCCGCCTACCCGGTGAAGGTCAGTCCGCCGATGCTGGAACTCCTGGAGCGTTCCTTACATTTCGCGAAGCTCACAGACGGTGCCTTTGACCCCACCTGCGGGCATCTCACTCAGCTTTGGCGGCGCACCCGCAGGCAAGGAAAGCTGCCCACCCCACCCCGCCTCCAGGCTGCGATTGCGGCCACCGATTGGCACCGCATCCAGATTGATCCCCCGAACCAGCAGATCACCCTCAAACCCGGCACCCTGCTAGACCTGGGGGGCATTGCGAAAGGTTATGCCGCCGATGACTGCCTGCGCGTTCTTCGCCAGCACGGCCTGTCACGGGCAGTGGTCATCGCCGGGGGCGATACCGCCGTCGGCGATGCCCCACCTGGAAAGGCAGGCTGGGAAATCAAACTGCGCACCTTCGCGCGGTCTGAAGCTGAGGACGACCTCACCGCCATCACTTTGGCCAACCGCGCCGTCTCCACATCCGGAGATCTGTATCAGTTCATCGAAATCGACGGCACACGTTACTCGCACATCCTCTCATTGAAGACCGGTCTCGGCCTAACACAAAGCATCGCCTGCGCCGTCATCGCCGATGACTGTACCACCAGCGATGCTCTGGCCACGGCCATGTGCGTCCTGGGAATCGAAAAGGGTACCGCCCTGGCCAAGACGATTCCTGGAGTCGAAGTCCGCTTTGCCGTGCCCCAGGCTGCGGCAAAGTCCAAATGA